The Altererythrobacter sp. Root672 genome includes a window with the following:
- a CDS encoding PQQ-dependent dehydrogenase, methanol/ethanol family has translation MTILRTRPAAWLGALAALASLATLSIASTAAASDPLATPEAGAWPSDGRDYSAQRYSPLTQIDASNVSKLGLAWYDDLDTYRGVEATPIYSDGVLYNILPFNVTIAYNAKTGERLWTYDPQVPREMARYACCEPVSRGLAMSGNKVIIATLDGRLIALDKTSGKPIWSTETFDKTFPYSITGAPRVFGDKVVVGQSGGDFGVRGFVAAFDIETGAKKWKFFLTPGNPADGPDGEASDSVMSWVRETWFGNKYWELGGGANPWDSIAYDPELNLVYVGTGNASPHSRFYRSENKGDNLFVCSIVALKADTGEYAWHYQMNPGEEWDWTCTASIISADLQIDGKPRKVLMQAPKNGFFYVLDRKTGAFISAAAHVIQNWNNGFDDKGRPIVNEAVRYGFDPKLVMPGPGGAHNWFPMAYSPRTGLAYFPAYQSGFVYALQPDWKPQPMRSNSGWGGFSGPVLQQRMKLMEEANKVEKAWLTAWDPVKQQAAWQVELPRHGNGGVFVTASDLVFEGTTKQTFAAFDARTGKTLWEFPTQSAPVAGGITYMLDGEQYVAVNAGWGGGAAQIEQSSGTELPRAKARLLVFKLGGTKQLPPLAATAAVPPPPPLRASEAQIQAGAQLFAQTCAVCHGQNAMGGVKDLRHMTADTHSKFNQIVLEGLYLDKGMASFADLLKKEDVDAIHNYLIARANEDWGRSE, from the coding sequence ATGACCATCCTGAGAACCCGCCCCGCCGCCTGGCTCGGCGCCCTGGCCGCGCTTGCTTCCCTGGCCACGCTGTCGATCGCCAGCACGGCGGCGGCGAGCGATCCGCTTGCGACGCCCGAGGCCGGAGCATGGCCGAGCGACGGGCGCGACTATTCGGCGCAGCGCTACAGCCCGCTGACGCAGATCGACGCTTCGAACGTCAGCAAGCTCGGGCTCGCCTGGTACGACGATCTCGACACTTATCGCGGGGTCGAGGCGACGCCGATCTATTCGGACGGGGTGCTCTACAACATCCTGCCGTTCAACGTGACCATCGCCTACAACGCCAAGACCGGCGAACGGCTGTGGACTTACGATCCGCAAGTGCCGCGCGAGATGGCTCGCTATGCCTGCTGCGAGCCGGTTTCGCGCGGGCTCGCCATGTCGGGCAACAAGGTCATCATCGCCACGCTCGACGGGCGCCTGATCGCGCTCGACAAGACTAGCGGCAAGCCAATCTGGTCCACTGAAACGTTCGACAAGACGTTCCCTTATTCGATCACTGGCGCGCCGCGCGTGTTCGGGGACAAGGTCGTGGTCGGCCAGTCCGGCGGTGACTTCGGCGTGCGCGGGTTCGTCGCGGCCTTCGACATCGAGACCGGAGCCAAGAAGTGGAAGTTCTTTCTGACTCCGGGCAACCCGGCTGATGGGCCCGACGGCGAAGCGTCCGACAGCGTGATGAGCTGGGTGCGCGAGACCTGGTTCGGCAACAAGTACTGGGAGCTCGGCGGCGGGGCCAATCCGTGGGACTCGATCGCTTACGATCCCGAGCTCAACCTGGTCTATGTCGGCACCGGCAACGCCTCTCCGCACTCGCGGTTCTATCGGTCGGAGAACAAGGGCGACAACCTGTTCGTCTGCTCGATCGTGGCGCTCAAGGCCGATACCGGCGAGTATGCCTGGCATTACCAGATGAACCCTGGCGAGGAGTGGGACTGGACCTGCACCGCCTCGATCATCAGCGCCGATCTCCAGATCGACGGCAAGCCGCGCAAGGTGCTGATGCAGGCACCGAAGAACGGGTTCTTCTACGTGCTCGACCGCAAGACCGGCGCGTTCATCAGCGCCGCGGCGCATGTGATCCAGAACTGGAACAACGGCTTCGACGACAAGGGCCGCCCGATCGTGAACGAAGCCGTGCGCTATGGCTTCGACCCCAAGCTTGTCATGCCGGGTCCCGGCGGGGCGCATAACTGGTTCCCGATGGCTTACAGCCCGCGCACCGGGCTGGCCTATTTCCCGGCCTATCAGTCGGGCTTTGTCTATGCGCTCCAGCCGGACTGGAAGCCGCAGCCGATGCGCTCGAACAGCGGCTGGGGCGGGTTCTCCGGGCCGGTGCTGCAGCAGCGGATGAAGCTGATGGAGGAGGCCAACAAGGTCGAGAAGGCCTGGCTCACCGCCTGGGATCCGGTCAAGCAGCAGGCCGCCTGGCAGGTCGAACTGCCGCGTCATGGCAACGGCGGTGTGTTCGTCACCGCGAGCGACCTGGTGTTCGAGGGCACGACCAAGCAGACCTTCGCTGCCTTCGATGCGCGGACCGGCAAGACGCTATGGGAGTTCCCGACGCAGAGCGCCCCCGTCGCGGGCGGCATCACCTACATGCTCGATGGCGAGCAGTATGTTGCGGTCAACGCCGGTTGGGGCGGGGGCGCCGCTCAGATCGAGCAGTCATCGGGCACCGAACTGCCGCGCGCCAAGGCTCGGTTGCTGGTGTTCAAGCTCGGTGGGACCAAGCAGCTTCCGCCGCTGGCGGCCACCGCCGCCGTGCCTCCTCCGCCGCCACTGCGGGCGTCCGAGGCGCAGATCCAGGCGGGCGCGCAGCTGTTCGCCCAGACTTGCGCGGTGTGCCACGGCCAGAACGCCATGGGCGGGGTCAAGGACTTGCGCCATATGACTGCCGATACTCACAGCAAGTTCAACCAGATCGTGCTGGAGGGGCTCTACCTCGACAAGGGCATGGCGAGCTTTGCCGACCTGTTGAAGAAGGAGGATGTGGACGCGATCCACAACTACCTGATCGCACGGGCGAATGAGGATTGGGGGCGGAGCGAGTAG
- a CDS encoding MarR family transcriptional regulator, translated as MTTVTPATDLASNSDSSSFEIYRDGGTTRDIRLTVHLVLAARRWRSLLDEQLRLIGQSAARMEALAAIINSPSLSAQVDIAKRLRIEGPTMTRMLDTLEKDGLVERLPDPSDRRSKLLRLTRAGETALEEIFEIADTMRTRLLEGLPADKVDELDGFLEVLIGRLDAGLPSQAG; from the coding sequence ATGACGACGGTCACCCCGGCTACAGACCTCGCCTCGAACTCGGATTCCTCGAGTTTCGAGATCTATCGCGATGGCGGTACCACGCGGGATATCCGGCTGACGGTGCATCTCGTACTCGCGGCGCGGCGCTGGCGCTCGCTGCTGGACGAGCAATTGCGCCTGATCGGGCAAAGCGCTGCGCGGATGGAAGCGCTCGCCGCGATCATCAATTCGCCCTCGCTCAGCGCCCAGGTCGACATTGCCAAGCGCCTGCGGATCGAAGGTCCGACGATGACGCGCATGCTCGACACGCTGGAGAAGGACGGGCTGGTCGAACGCCTGCCCGACCCGAGCGACCGGCGCAGCAAGCTACTGCGGCTGACGCGAGCAGGAGAGACAGCGCTGGAGGAGATCTTCGAGATCGCCGACACCATGCGCACGCGGCTGCTTGAGGGATTGCCCGCCGACAAGGTCGATGAACTCGATGGGTTCCTCGAGGTCTTGATCGGGCGCTTGGACGCCGGGCTGCCCTCGCAGGCGGGCTGA
- a CDS encoding (2Fe-2S)-binding protein — protein MTYKVNINGEVRELDVPEDMPLLWALRNELNMVGTKFGCGKALCGACTVHVDGVAQRSCSLPVGSIGADSKVTTIEALEKTEIGRALQQAWLEEDVMQCGYCQAGQLMNASALLARNPKPSASQIDSAMAGNICRCACYTRIRDAIAVVAEKGTANV, from the coding sequence ATGACCTATAAGGTCAACATCAACGGCGAGGTGCGCGAGCTGGACGTACCAGAGGACATGCCGCTGCTTTGGGCGCTGCGGAACGAACTCAACATGGTCGGAACCAAGTTCGGCTGCGGCAAGGCGCTGTGCGGCGCTTGCACCGTGCATGTCGACGGCGTGGCGCAACGCTCGTGCTCGCTGCCGGTCGGTTCGATCGGTGCGGACAGCAAGGTCACCACGATCGAAGCGCTGGAGAAGACCGAGATCGGTCGCGCGCTGCAGCAGGCCTGGCTCGAAGAAGACGTCATGCAGTGCGGTTACTGCCAGGCAGGCCAGCTGATGAACGCCAGCGCCTTGCTCGCTCGCAATCCGAAGCCGAGCGCCAGCCAGATCGACTCGGCGATGGCCGGCAATATTTGCCGCTGCGCCTGCTACACCCGCATTCGCGACGCGATTGCTGTGGTCGCGGAAAAGGGGACGGCGAATGTCTGA
- a CDS encoding xanthine dehydrogenase family protein molybdopterin-binding subunit, translated as MSDQATLSRRTLLKASALAGGGLVLTASIPMVARAATAAAGGPAEATLNAFVSIAPDNTITIVGKNPEIGQGIKTMLPMLIADELDADWNQVRVTQAESNAAKFGPQLAGGSFATPMNWMPMRQVGAATRQMMLAAAAQRWGVDAKGLKTELGKVIEVSSGRSATYGELASDAAKLTPPDPATVTLKDPKNFHIIGRAIGGVDSPRVVKGEPIFGVDTQLPGMVYAAFERSPVFGAKLKSANLDAVKAAPGVIDAFVIEGNGNAEQLVDGVAILSNNWWLANKAREKLTIEWDNGPWGDHSSQRYDETARAAMASGKPQSPIVSHGDVDAAFASAAKVLDQEYFYPFLAHVPMEPQNCTAQMHDDGSIEFWAPTQNPQAGQGSVAQMLGITPDKVKLHITRMGGGFGRRLTNDFMHQAAAIAQKVPGTPVQLIWTREDDVRSDFYRPAGWHRLRAAVDKDGKLTGFDDHFVTFSLPGAGAYNPAAMAPDIFPAKFVPNLRYAQTQMETRVPMGALRAPSSNALAYVMQSFLDEVAVETGKDLPTLLLEMIEGHEKEPDERGFMGVSPGFNPERMRGVINKATAMANWGKPVPEGHALGFGFYFSHMGYFAEVVEASLSSRKQVQVHNVWAAGDVGSHIINPFGALNQVEGSIIDGIGQALGLAIEIENGATKQSNFHDYQLPRMPITPKIHTEFVISDNAPTGMGEPALPPVIPALTNALFKLTGKRVRSLPIDTKLFA; from the coding sequence ATGTCTGATCAAGCGACCCTCTCGCGCCGCACCCTGCTCAAGGCGAGCGCGCTCGCTGGCGGAGGCCTGGTGCTGACCGCCTCGATCCCGATGGTCGCCCGTGCGGCTACCGCGGCCGCAGGCGGACCCGCCGAAGCGACGCTCAACGCGTTCGTTTCGATCGCGCCCGACAACACCATCACTATCGTCGGCAAGAACCCGGAGATCGGCCAGGGCATCAAGACCATGCTGCCGATGCTCATCGCCGATGAGCTCGACGCCGACTGGAACCAGGTGCGCGTCACGCAGGCGGAAAGCAACGCGGCCAAGTTCGGCCCGCAGCTCGCCGGCGGCAGCTTTGCCACGCCGATGAACTGGATGCCGATGCGCCAGGTCGGCGCTGCTACGCGCCAGATGATGCTGGCAGCGGCCGCGCAGCGCTGGGGCGTCGATGCCAAGGGTCTCAAGACCGAACTCGGCAAGGTGATCGAGGTGTCCTCGGGCCGCTCGGCCACTTATGGCGAACTCGCCAGCGACGCCGCCAAGCTCACGCCGCCGGACCCGGCGACAGTCACGCTCAAGGACCCGAAGAACTTCCACATCATTGGCCGCGCCATCGGCGGCGTCGATTCGCCGCGCGTGGTGAAGGGCGAGCCGATCTTCGGCGTCGATACCCAGCTTCCGGGCATGGTCTATGCAGCGTTCGAGCGTTCGCCGGTGTTCGGGGCCAAGCTCAAGTCTGCCAACCTCGATGCGGTCAAGGCTGCACCGGGCGTGATCGATGCCTTCGTGATCGAGGGCAACGGCAATGCCGAGCAGCTCGTCGACGGTGTCGCGATCCTGTCGAACAACTGGTGGCTCGCCAACAAGGCGCGCGAGAAGCTGACCATCGAATGGGACAACGGCCCTTGGGGCGACCATTCGAGCCAGCGCTACGACGAAACAGCCCGCGCGGCGATGGCCTCGGGCAAACCGCAGTCGCCGATCGTCTCGCATGGCGACGTCGATGCGGCCTTCGCTTCGGCGGCCAAAGTGCTCGACCAGGAGTATTTCTACCCGTTCCTCGCCCACGTGCCGATGGAACCGCAGAACTGCACCGCGCAGATGCACGACGATGGCTCGATCGAATTCTGGGCTCCGACGCAAAATCCGCAGGCCGGGCAGGGCTCGGTTGCGCAGATGCTCGGGATCACCCCGGACAAGGTCAAGCTGCACATCACCCGCATGGGTGGCGGCTTCGGCCGGCGGTTGACCAACGACTTCATGCACCAGGCCGCGGCTATCGCGCAGAAGGTACCGGGCACGCCGGTCCAGCTGATCTGGACCCGCGAGGATGACGTTCGCAGCGACTTCTACCGTCCGGCTGGATGGCACCGCCTGCGCGCGGCGGTCGACAAGGACGGCAAGCTGACCGGGTTCGACGATCACTTCGTCACGTTCTCGCTCCCCGGCGCCGGGGCCTACAACCCCGCGGCGATGGCGCCCGACATCTTCCCGGCCAAGTTCGTGCCCAACCTCCGCTATGCGCAGACGCAAATGGAGACGCGGGTGCCGATGGGCGCGCTGCGTGCGCCGTCATCGAACGCGTTGGCCTATGTGATGCAGAGCTTCCTCGACGAAGTCGCGGTCGAGACCGGGAAGGACTTGCCGACCCTGCTGCTCGAGATGATCGAAGGGCACGAGAAAGAACCCGACGAGCGCGGCTTCATGGGCGTATCGCCAGGCTTCAACCCCGAGCGCATGCGCGGGGTGATCAACAAGGCGACGGCAATGGCGAACTGGGGCAAGCCGGTGCCGGAAGGCCACGCGCTCGGCTTCGGGTTCTACTTCAGCCACATGGGCTACTTCGCCGAAGTGGTTGAGGCGAGCCTGTCGTCGCGCAAGCAGGTCCAGGTGCACAACGTCTGGGCAGCGGGTGACGTGGGCAGCCACATCATCAACCCGTTCGGGGCGCTGAACCAGGTCGAAGGCTCGATCATCGACGGTATCGGCCAGGCACTCGGCCTCGCGATCGAGATCGAGAACGGCGCGACGAAGCAGTCGAACTTCCACGACTACCAGCTACCTCGCATGCCGATTACGCCGAAGATCCACACCGAGTTCGTCATTTCGGATAACGCGCCGACCGGCATGGGCGAGCCTGCTCTGCCGCCGGTGATCCCGGCGTTGACGAACGCGCTGTTCAAGCTGACCGGCAAGCGGGTGCGCAGCCTGCCGATCGATACCAAGCTGTTTGCCTGA
- a CDS encoding tannase/feruloyl esterase family alpha/beta hydrolase: protein MRRVLLGKGMLRGLLSGGAMLALVAAAPASAADCGDLVKMALDGGKVTSAELVAPGAFQQPGLPGNLPPGVANAAYRDLPQFCRVQATLTPTSDSDIKVEVWLPASGWNGKFVGIGNGIWAGQLSYSQLADPLKRGYAVATTDTGHTGSGLTADWAIGHPEKLVDFGHRAVHQMVVTAKKSISAFYGSGPKLSYWNSCSTGGRQGLMAAHRYPDDFDAISAMAPANPMTDLMTQSMWAGWQPNRAPGAMVSVPKMAAVHRAAVAQCDKLDGLEDGVIGRPDACKFDPATIQCTGADSDQCLTAPQVETIRAIYSGPPGLPGWPAGSEMQLGALTQGPQPFPVALTYFSMLVFGDQQGWDWKTFDYQRDMQRSREYGADILNVPADGLKAFFARGGKLLMSHGWSDGLIPATNSLGFYDRLLPTLTSEQARDQFRLFMAPGMDHCSGGEGPSDFDTLGAIDAWATSGKAPNQIIATRPTAAGGPPGAPAGPPREPMTRPLCAWPAFAQYKGQGDPNDPANFQCTTTITTAPSRT, encoded by the coding sequence ATGCGGAGAGTACTGTTGGGCAAGGGCATGTTGCGGGGCTTGTTGAGCGGAGGTGCCATGCTGGCACTGGTGGCGGCGGCGCCGGCTTCGGCGGCGGACTGCGGCGACCTGGTAAAGATGGCGCTCGATGGCGGCAAGGTCACTTCGGCCGAGCTGGTCGCGCCGGGCGCGTTCCAGCAGCCGGGCCTGCCGGGCAACCTGCCCCCGGGCGTGGCCAATGCGGCCTACCGCGACTTGCCGCAGTTCTGCCGGGTCCAGGCGACGCTGACACCGACGAGCGATTCCGACATCAAGGTCGAAGTCTGGCTCCCGGCGAGTGGTTGGAACGGCAAGTTCGTCGGCATCGGCAACGGCATCTGGGCCGGGCAGCTCAGCTATTCGCAGCTCGCCGACCCGCTCAAGCGTGGCTACGCCGTGGCGACGACCGACACCGGGCACACCGGTAGCGGGCTGACCGCCGATTGGGCTATCGGTCATCCCGAAAAGCTGGTCGATTTCGGCCACCGAGCGGTGCATCAGATGGTGGTCACGGCCAAGAAGTCGATCTCCGCCTTTTACGGCAGCGGGCCCAAACTTTCGTACTGGAACTCGTGCTCCACCGGCGGGCGCCAGGGCCTGATGGCCGCGCACCGCTACCCCGATGATTTCGACGCGATCAGCGCGATGGCTCCGGCCAATCCGATGACCGACCTGATGACCCAGTCGATGTGGGCCGGCTGGCAGCCCAACCGGGCGCCGGGTGCGATGGTGTCGGTGCCCAAGATGGCCGCGGTACACCGCGCGGCGGTGGCGCAGTGCGACAAGCTCGACGGGCTCGAGGATGGCGTGATCGGACGCCCCGACGCCTGCAAGTTCGACCCGGCCACCATCCAGTGCACCGGTGCCGACAGCGACCAGTGCCTGACCGCGCCGCAAGTCGAAACGATCCGCGCGATCTACAGCGGCCCGCCGGGACTGCCGGGCTGGCCTGCCGGTAGCGAGATGCAGCTCGGCGCCCTGACGCAAGGGCCGCAACCGTTCCCGGTGGCGCTGACCTACTTCTCGATGCTGGTGTTCGGTGACCAGCAGGGCTGGGATTGGAAGACCTTCGACTACCAGCGGGACATGCAGCGTTCGCGCGAATACGGCGCGGATATCCTCAATGTCCCGGCCGACGGGCTGAAGGCCTTCTTCGCCCGTGGCGGCAAGCTGCTGATGAGCCATGGCTGGAGCGACGGGCTGATCCCGGCGACTAACTCGCTCGGGTTCTATGACAGGCTCCTGCCCACGCTCACCTCCGAACAGGCGCGCGACCAGTTCCGCCTGTTCATGGCTCCCGGCATGGATCACTGCTCGGGCGGTGAGGGGCCGAGCGACTTCGATACCCTGGGCGCGATCGACGCCTGGGCGACCTCGGGCAAGGCCCCGAACCAGATCATCGCCACACGTCCGACCGCGGCAGGTGGCCCTCCGGGCGCTCCCGCCGGTCCGCCGCGCGAACCGATGACCCGGCCGCTGTGCGCCTGGCCGGCCTTTGCGCAGTACAAGGGGCAGGGCGACCCGAATGACCCGGCCAACTTCCAATGTACGACCACGATAACGACCGCACCGTCGCGGACCTGA
- a CDS encoding XdhC family protein: MYDHDNDRTVADLMPARTTAWADDRAALRAACEPGVGLCTIVGIEGSFSRRLGAQLAVHADGTITGSLADGCLERQLATEVTVASGPVVKRFGSGSELIDFRLPCGSGLDVLIDPEPDREVCRAAVERLDCRQSAELPLPGTPHQLHTRCYIPALRLQLFGEGPELDALVALAATAGVEVSAYGKDALSLGRRPAGLSADPWTAVVLLFHDHEWEQAILEWALATPAFYIGAQGGFEARRTRLERLEATGVSTEQLGRIRSPVGVITHSREPGVLALSVLAGIVGEYEKLHPHG; encoded by the coding sequence ATGTACGACCACGATAACGACCGCACCGTCGCGGACCTGATGCCGGCACGGACTACCGCCTGGGCTGACGACCGCGCCGCCTTGCGCGCGGCCTGTGAGCCAGGCGTGGGTCTGTGCACGATAGTCGGTATCGAAGGCAGCTTCTCCCGCCGGTTAGGGGCGCAGCTGGCGGTACATGCCGACGGCACGATCACCGGCAGCCTTGCCGACGGCTGCCTCGAACGCCAACTCGCGACGGAAGTGACGGTGGCGAGCGGGCCGGTGGTCAAGCGCTTCGGCAGCGGATCGGAGTTGATCGACTTCCGCTTGCCCTGTGGCAGCGGGCTCGATGTCTTGATTGATCCGGAGCCTGATCGGGAGGTTTGCCGGGCGGCGGTCGAGCGGCTCGACTGCCGGCAATCGGCTGAGCTTCCGCTACCGGGCACGCCACATCAATTGCACACCCGTTGCTATATCCCGGCCCTGCGCTTGCAATTGTTCGGCGAAGGGCCGGAACTGGACGCGCTCGTGGCCCTCGCCGCAACCGCCGGAGTCGAAGTCTCGGCATACGGCAAGGACGCGCTCTCCCTTGGACGGCGCCCCGCTGGCCTCTCCGCCGACCCCTGGACTGCGGTGGTGCTGCTGTTCCACGATCACGAGTGGGAGCAGGCCATCCTCGAATGGGCGCTGGCGACGCCGGCCTTCTACATCGGCGCGCAAGGCGGCTTCGAGGCGCGCCGCACGCGGTTGGAGCGGCTGGAGGCAACCGGCGTTTCAACCGAGCAACTCGGCCGCATCCGCAGCCCGGTGGGCGTGATTACGCACAGCCGGGAACCGGGCGTCCTCGCACTCTCGGTGCTCGCGGGGATCGTCGGCGAATACGAGAAACTCCACCCGCATGGCTGA
- a CDS encoding NTP transferase domain-containing protein gives MAEPLVAVLAAGRGRRFGGGKLEAECAGKPLGRWALEAAEKAGLRPGVIVTGPEGASFAEGWGILVNREPDAGLGSSLALAARAAFEAGEGSLLVLLADMPLVDAAYLRELASTAAPAATRHPDGKPGVPALLDRTLIAEAMALTGDRGAGPLLAGASLLDAPVGTLRDVDTPEDLAELVRLLNR, from the coding sequence ATGGCTGAGCCGCTGGTCGCGGTGCTCGCGGCGGGGCGGGGCCGTCGGTTCGGGGGCGGCAAGCTCGAGGCCGAGTGCGCGGGCAAGCCGCTCGGGCGCTGGGCACTCGAAGCAGCGGAAAAGGCGGGCCTAAGGCCGGGTGTCATCGTCACTGGGCCCGAGGGCGCTAGTTTTGCCGAGGGATGGGGGATCCTGGTCAATCGCGAGCCGGACGCGGGGCTTGGTTCGTCCTTGGCGCTGGCCGCGCGGGCCGCGTTTGAAGCTGGGGAGGGGTCGTTGCTTGTGCTGCTCGCCGATATGCCGCTGGTCGACGCCGCCTATCTTCGCGAACTCGCTTCGACTGCCGCGCCTGCTGCTACGAGGCACCCCGATGGGAAGCCCGGAGTGCCGGCGTTGCTCGACCGGACTTTGATCGCCGAGGCCATGGCGCTGACCGGAGACCGCGGCGCGGGGCCGCTGCTTGCTGGTGCTAGCTTGCTCGACGCGCCGGTGGGAACGCTGCGTGATGTGGATACACCAGAGGACTTGGCCGAGCTGGTCCGACTGTTGAACCGCTAA
- a CDS encoding nuclear transport factor 2 family protein, with translation MDYAEYERVFNSGDDDLLVERFFCDDVKFSAGSGDRSGKDELLAFLRWAHDGVREVMRPQSWVLQGDHLFAEVDMDFHASKERADFPFGHLHPGDTVTVKFLVHYTLRDDKVAALKSMTWAPGKGVTTLPPLGPHPSQLAAYGAYTAAFSNGDPERYTRFYTDDVELLLGSVPPMQGRQAIADFYTAMFKRVRESLTVHSITASEQEIVSDTTSRFTAIADAPDFVVGALNEGDYIEVRVIVTYTLRDGLIERIAVQRAGEPVMVRA, from the coding sequence ATGGACTACGCCGAGTACGAACGCGTCTTCAATTCCGGCGACGACGACCTGCTGGTCGAGCGGTTCTTCTGCGACGACGTGAAGTTCTCCGCCGGCTCGGGCGACCGTTCGGGCAAGGACGAACTGCTCGCGTTCCTGCGCTGGGCGCATGACGGCGTGCGCGAGGTGATGCGGCCACAGTCCTGGGTGCTGCAGGGCGATCACCTGTTCGCCGAAGTCGACATGGACTTCCACGCCAGCAAGGAACGCGCGGACTTTCCCTTCGGCCACCTCCATCCGGGCGACACGGTGACGGTGAAGTTCCTGGTCCACTACACTCTGCGCGATGACAAAGTGGCCGCGCTCAAGTCGATGACCTGGGCGCCTGGCAAGGGGGTGACGACGCTGCCGCCGCTGGGGCCGCACCCGAGCCAGCTGGCCGCGTACGGCGCCTACACCGCCGCGTTCTCCAACGGCGATCCCGAGCGTTACACCCGGTTCTACACCGACGATGTCGAGCTACTGCTGGGCTCGGTACCGCCGATGCAGGGCAGGCAGGCGATCGCCGATTTCTACACCGCGATGTTCAAGCGGGTGCGCGAGAGCCTGACCGTGCACTCGATCACCGCCAGTGAGCAGGAGATCGTCAGCGACACCACCAGCCGTTTCACCGCCATCGCCGACGCGCCGGACTTCGTGGTCGGAGCGCTTAACGAGGGTGACTACATCGAGGTGCGGGTGATCGTGACCTACACCCTGCGTGATGGCCTGATCGAGCGGATCGCCGTGCAGCGCGCGGGCGAGCCGGTCATGGTGCGGGCCTAG